GccaattaaacaaacaaacaaaaacagaaagatgCATCCAATACATTGCATATTTCAGAAAATAGAAATGCAGCAAAACATTTTCTAATAGCACCAAGACTAGGAACAAGAATCAGAGATAAAATGATATGTAACGAAAAACCCAAACACAAAGTTAAAtgatatttaacaaaaaaataaagaatttaaataaCTGAATCATTTTTCAATAACTAGGTTGATTTAAACCTATACAAACATTTTGCTCAATTGCGCATATTCATCTAAAATGTATACAAATAATTTGTTCTTAAAATTCTATGATGTACCCATAAGATACATACATGATACACCAGAACTTGGAGAAATTCTCAATTTACTATCCAAAAAAGCACTTGGATTCAAAGCAAGACAACTTAACAGAAATGTCTCAAAAATTTACCAGAGTTTCATAGAACATTCGGGCACATAgctttcttgtttttccttCTAAGATTTTGTCTAAGCTGAGATCTCCAAATAGGTCTTCTGAGGTTGAGGTGATAGGAGATTGCCTTTTTAAATACTGAGCCACAGCCCTGTGCACCAAATGGGaaaaattattaagaaaattaaagataatGAGCCACTGAGTACAGAAATACAGCGACTAACTAAACCCttcataaagaaagaaaagaaacgaTTGAAAGAGAAGTACCTGGTTCTAACAGACAATGAATCAACTGCATGTGTCCCTTGAGATCCTGGTACTCCTTGTGTCCCTTGAGATCCTGGTACAAGCATAGATATGTCATCCAAATAGTGTACACAAAAGTTAGAAAATTTGAACTTAAAGAATGAGTACTCTTTATTCATACAGGCAGCCAAGAAAAACACTATACACAATTTACAGAATCATCCAAATCACTGATCAAGCAAAGGTTTCTGAGTTTACCAGCTGGTGTACTGCTATCTGCTTCCAGAAAATAAAGATCCTACAATGAAACATTTTAAGAAGTTCGAAAGTTAATTGAGAGTTAACTGGTTCATAGAGGAAAACATTAAGTAATGCACTAATACACCTATTGCATATGGAGAGGGGTTTCAGAATGAAGTTCTATGTCTCTCATAAGTTGATTCTCAAAACTAAAAGATAAGAAGAGTTAAAATTACACATTAACAAAATGCCTGGCAGGTTGAAAGTATAAATCTCATATTGCATAAATACAAGTAATTCAGGATTTCAATGAAGTATTTTCCAAAAAACAACCATAAAGAAAGTTTAAAGACTTGAGGAAGGAATTTCACATGGACCAATCTTATTACAACTTTAGTCCACAAgtaaaaaaaggtaaaaatgAACAAGGCTCAGGAGTTAGGAATATCATAGAAATAAGAATAAGATTAAATACGTGAGACTCTTGATCAAAGGCGGAGCCAAATTGTGCCTAGGGATTCCACAGGCCCACGGCCCTCTCCGCGGCTCCTAGAATATTAGAATATTAGACTTCTTCTAGTAATTGTCTTGTAGTTGTGAGTTGGGTGATACACATTCGTAGTTTTATATTTCAAACTCAGTTTTGGTTTGACTTTAGGTGATATTCTCCAACTTTGCTCTGAATGATTCAACATGTATCAAAATGCATTATCCCAAGGTAAAGGAAAATTTTGGCTTTGCCATCTTCCTCTCAGAGAGTTGGTAAAAAAGGGTTTGTTAATCTTCAAAAACCATTtctcaaagaaaaaacactaatattatttaattccTCAGTAAATCTATCATGCAACTTATtgacaccaaaaaaatatatatgaatcTGCTTAACGTTCAAATTTAACTCAAAAGGGAGTTAAATGATAAACATTCTTTATCCTTAATGGAAATTATCAAGTGCATTATATCATatataatcatataaaaaatgaaagacatCTAAATGTTTCAAAGCAAATGGATATATATGAATCTGCTTAACGTTCAAATTTAACTCAAAAGAGAGTTAAATGATAAACATTCTTTATCCTTAATGGAAATTATCAAGTGCATTATATCATatataatcatataaaaaatgaaagacatCTAAATGTTTCAAAGTAAATGGATATATAAGCCtcaaaaagcaaagaaaacacTTAATGAACATAGATCACTCAAGGCTAAAGTTAAGCATAATAGAGCTCGGTAGAGTAAGTTGTGCTCAATAAAGTGAGCTGTTTCACAAGCTTAGGTTCTCTATAATGTATCCCTAAGCATTACCTCAAAGCAATCTTAAATCTAATGCCTCCCACTCAAGCATAAAACTTGAGGCTTGTAAAGTTCCCACAAAAGGCACAAAACAGTAAaatgaaaagcaaaaaagggTGTAAACatcaaatataatttatatgaaaGCACTTATAGGACCAAATACTGTATAACTTACTTCAGCTTCTGCAGTATTCCTTAAGTCAGGAGTATCTGATAGACCAGTGTTTTCTGGACGTAACTGCTCCTCAAATATTGTCCTTGGAGTTTCAAAAACAGACTCATGAAATCCAATTGATGATGGTAGGTCTGGTGTCTGCAGTATTTGTGTTCCAGTGCTTGTTTCCAATGGAGGAACTGAAGCTGACCGTATGTATGGAGATGGAGCAGGCGTAAGGTCATCTCTCCTGGGAGAAGGCATGAATCTTGGTGAAGGTATAAACTCAGGTAAGATACTTTCCCCATCATGTTCTTCAACATGTCTGAGTTGATCAATTTCTGGGTTGCATTGAGTAGCAGGCGATTGTGCACCCCTATACTCTGTGGAAGCTTCAGTTACAGGAAGAGACCGTGCAACCTTACGCTCTGGGGAGATTTCAGTTGTAAAAGGACGAGGAGATTGTGCAACCCTAGCTTCTAAGAAAGCTTCAGTTGTGGGAGAAGGAGATCTTGTAGGCCTAGAGTCAGGAAGAGCTTCCTCAAACAAATGGGATTTTGTGGATATATAGTCTTTGTTGGAAATGTTACAAAGATCTGAACACAGACCTACAGGCAGACACCCAGATTAGAAATAAAGTCATTAAAATGGCAGACAAGCAGCAAGAGAAAActaatgaaggaaaaagaccCACTCACCACTTAATGAAGGCTGGAAGAATATTTGTTCCTTTCTTAAACTGTTGTTCAACTTCCAAACACCCAAAGCAGAGCACGGAATATTCCTCCTTTTACGCAATAAATCACTAGTATCTTGAATTGTCTTATTCATAAACCTGCAAAATTCACAACCTTATCTCAGTGACCAATACCAGAAGAAATACGGACCATATGATGAATAATATGTGCAACCATACTCATTGGACAACACAAGGGTCTCATCAAAATACTGCTTTCTCTTCCTTGGTCTTGCTCTTGGCTGCTCAGGAGGTGGTGTTGGTTGAAGTTCTGCAACAACAGAAGAGAGAAACACTCAAGGTAAAAATAAAGTTGTGTCATATTGACGTTTACCGCTGAAGAGGATATTAGATGATGAATAGTAACTCTACACACCAAATGAAACATGTGTATCAATATTTTGTAGACCCTCTGGCAAAGAAGCAACAGATGCTGGTGGTCCTGAACTTGGCTGAAACAATGGAGATGGCCCACCAGAAGGTATAGTTTCCTCCATAATTGGAGAAAGAATGTCTTTCTCACTCCTTTCAGGGTCAACAGATCTGTGTGGTTCAGTTACATCATCCCTGTTATTGGGGGAAACCAGAGGAAGGATTTCTGAGCTAAAATCAGGAACAGCATCTCGCAGAACTTCCATTTCTTGAACATGTTCAGGGGAACCGCCATCTCTATCCCTCAAATCAATACTTTCTCCCTGGTTAGTTGGAACAGGATCTTCAAAACCAACATGttgtggaacctcaacttctggAAAATTTGGAAGGGTGAAGTCATCACTAAATCTTATTTGTTCATCTGTCTGATTGCCTGGACTAGGCGCCCCCTCAGCTGGAGGTGTATGGAGGATGCTGTAACCATGGAAACATAAAAATTACTATATTGCTTTCtcaaagaaatatttaaaatcatACATGGAAAACTCAAATGCATTAAGAAGCATACTCCTCATCCATGGGGGTAGCATCTGAACCAAAAACCTCTTTTGGATGTGATAGATACATCTGAATATCCTAAAAATAACACAAGCTTCAGTCAGTAACAATGCAATTCCAGTACTTCAACATTCAAACAGTAAAATAAAGGAGAGCAAAAACTATATATACTTTAAAACGGAAAAGGAATAGATGTTCAACCTCGTCAAAAGTTATAGCAACATAAGGGTTTGTTCCAATAGGAATTTGATCTGTAACACAAAGTTCAAATATTTCAAGACTTTCACCAAATGaacataaacaaagaaaaataagaaaagtaagatgaaaatttcaaacagCAAGTCACTTCTACAACCTGTTAGTGTGATGTCTTCCTCACTCCTCAGATGATTATCATGAGCCCTGAGGAAACAAAATCATTGCATCATACATCCATttaaaagcagaaaaaaaaagatggatGAAAAGGGCCTTCTGCGAATATTACCCCTCACAGAACAAGTCTGTATCCAAATCCAAAGCATCAAGGTCAAATGTGTCAGGCAAAGTGATGGATTGAACCGGTGCTTGTCTTGCATTCTCTGGCAAATTCAAGTCTATAGAAGCAAAGGCCTTTCTTAGGCTAGTCAAAACAACATTACAGTCCTGGTAAAGATAGTCGACTTTCTTCGAGTATATCCGAACAACACCTACTAGAAGGTGTCCTGACATTCTCAGTGCAATAGGAACATCCGGAAACATGATGCGATCTAATAAAAGCATTCATATGAACATTGTTAGCCAATTGCTTTTTCAAC
The Prunus dulcis chromosome 2, ALMONDv2, whole genome shotgun sequence DNA segment above includes these coding regions:
- the LOC117617502 gene encoding sister chromatid cohesion 1 protein 3; protein product: MFYSQTFLARKGPLGTVWCAAHLQSRLKKSHYTSTDIPSTVDRIMFPDVPIALRMSGHLLVGVVRIYSKKVDYLYQDCNVVLTSLRKAFASIDLNLPENARQAPVQSITLPDTFDLDALDLDTDLFCEGAHDNHLRSEEDITLTDQIPIGTNPYVAITFDEDIQMYLSHPKEVFGSDATPMDEDILHTPPAEGAPSPGNQTDEQIRFSDDFTLPNFPEVEVPQHVGFEDPVPTNQGESIDLRDRDGGSPEHVQEMEVLRDAVPDFSSEILPLVSPNNRDDVTEPHRSVDPERSEKDILSPIMEETIPSGGPSPLFQPSSGPPASVASLPEGLQNIDTHVSFELQPTPPPEQPRARPRKRKQYFDETLVLSNEFMNKTIQDTSDLLRKRRNIPCSALGVWKLNNSLRKEQIFFQPSLSGLCSDLCNISNKDYISTKSHLFEEALPDSRPTRSPSPTTEAFLEARVAQSPRPFTTEISPERKVARSLPVTEASTEYRGAQSPATQCNPEIDQLRHVEEHDGESILPEFIPSPRFMPSPRRDDLTPAPSPYIRSASVPPLETSTGTQILQTPDLPSSIGFHESVFETPRTIFEEQLRPENTGLSDTPDLRNTAEAEDLYFLEADSSTPAGSQGTQGVPGSQGTHAVDSLSVRTRAVAQYLKRQSPITSTSEDLFGDLSLDKILEGKTRKLCARMFYETLVLKSFDLVDVKQEVPYGDISLKLTQTLSKVQI